A genome region from Candidatus Binatia bacterium includes the following:
- a CDS encoding amidohydrolase family protein, with protein MVDWPPTIDADGHVLERQQDIRKYLEPPWNRRNTGLWPSDQPFDTELFDTLGYPGYDRGMSPAQQVETWLKIMDEYNIEEAVLFPTGSGNIPKLREPEFCVAACRAANDHFAKEYNALSDRIHCVGVLPLKWPHEAAKELSRAVTELGLVSFELLSMGLPTALGDPMYDPLYEVAERLDVPLSVHGNRSSSHEVGAGALRTFAEVHTYTFPVGIFLHFTSMIFQGVPVRFPKLRLAFLEIGASWLPYWLDRMDEHWELRGEFEAPHLKKKPSEVVRESPVYFSLEAEERLLPQTIEYLGDGHFLYASDIPHWDGEFPKNLKYLWNHPNLSRETKEKIAYHNGREYFQLKRPAPAEAIRKAK; from the coding sequence ATGGTTGACTGGCCGCCAACGATAGACGCCGACGGGCATGTGCTGGAACGCCAACAGGACATCCGCAAATATCTGGAACCGCCGTGGAACCGCCGCAACACCGGCCTCTGGCCGTCCGATCAGCCCTTCGACACGGAGCTCTTCGACACCCTCGGCTACCCCGGCTACGACCGCGGCATGAGCCCGGCCCAGCAGGTCGAGACCTGGCTCAAGATCATGGACGAATACAACATCGAGGAGGCGGTGCTCTTCCCGACCGGCTCCGGCAACATCCCGAAGCTGCGCGAGCCCGAGTTTTGCGTCGCCGCCTGCCGCGCCGCCAACGACCACTTCGCCAAAGAGTACAACGCGCTCTCCGACCGCATCCATTGCGTGGGCGTGCTGCCGCTCAAGTGGCCGCACGAGGCGGCCAAGGAACTCAGCCGGGCCGTCACCGAACTGGGCCTGGTGAGCTTCGAGCTGCTTTCCATGGGTTTGCCCACGGCGCTCGGCGATCCGATGTACGACCCGCTCTATGAAGTGGCCGAGCGGCTCGATGTCCCGCTCTCCGTCCACGGCAACCGCAGCTCTTCGCACGAGGTCGGCGCGGGCGCGCTCAGAACCTTCGCCGAGGTCCACACCTACACCTTCCCGGTCGGCATCTTTCTCCACTTCACCAGCATGATTTTCCAGGGCGTGCCGGTCCGCTTCCCCAAGCTGCGCCTCGCCTTTCTCGAGATCGGCGCGAGCTGGCTACCGTACTGGCTCGACCGCATGGACGAGCACTGGGAATTGCGCGGCGAATTCGAGGCGCCGCATCTGAAGAAAAAACCCAGCGAGGTGGTGCGCGAGTCGCCTGTCTACTTCAGCCTCGAGGCCGAGGAGCGGCTCCTGCCCCAGACCATCGAGTATCTCGGCGACGGTCACTTCCTCTACGCCTCGGACATCCCGCACTGGGACGGGGAGTTTCCCAAGAACCTCAAATACCTGTGGAACCATCCCAACCTTTCGCGGGAGACCAAGGAGAAGATCGCCTACCACAACGGGAGGGAGTATTTCCAACTAAAGCGTCCGGCCCCGGCGGAGGCCATCCGGAAAGCGAAGTGA
- a CDS encoding ABC transporter substrate-binding protein encodes MKTRSARAPFLLAISLFAGVLAESTPAWAAAKMPLRVAYSSISGSAIVPFIALDKGLFAEYGLDVELIYVAGSQAMQSLLSGTTPIGIQGIEPVFRVNAQGGDTVMILGLVTKPPFSIIVRPEIKDYRELRGKPMGVTRYGSSTDLLLRLTLDKWGFKPETDVPILQMGGVPPILAGMQSKKIFGGPLSLPTLARAKQEGFRELADLADLIPEYQVAGVVTRRAFIKQNTEAVRGFVKAISQATAVFRNDAGAVKKVMRERLKIDDPVVVEETQRNYPRYMSNIPYPSRAGIAVIKAFLEKNEPGLRQLSIDDQIDTQFVRELEQSGFYDALKRAK; translated from the coding sequence ATGAAAACTCGTTCGGCGCGAGCGCCATTCCTTCTCGCAATCTCGTTGTTTGCCGGCGTGCTGGCGGAGTCAACGCCCGCCTGGGCGGCGGCCAAGATGCCGCTCCGCGTGGCGTACAGCTCGATCTCGGGCTCCGCGATCGTGCCTTTCATCGCTCTCGACAAGGGCCTCTTCGCCGAATACGGCCTCGACGTCGAGCTGATCTACGTTGCCGGCTCTCAGGCGATGCAGTCTCTGCTCAGCGGCACGACGCCGATCGGCATCCAGGGCATCGAGCCGGTTTTTCGCGTGAACGCTCAGGGAGGCGACACCGTCATGATCCTTGGACTGGTGACCAAGCCGCCGTTCTCGATCATCGTGCGTCCCGAAATCAAAGACTACCGGGAACTCAGAGGCAAGCCGATGGGCGTCACCCGCTACGGCTCGTCGACCGATTTGCTGCTGCGTCTCACTCTGGACAAGTGGGGCTTCAAGCCGGAGACCGACGTGCCTATTTTGCAGATGGGCGGCGTGCCGCCGATTCTGGCGGGAATGCAGTCGAAAAAAATCTTCGGCGGACCGCTGTCGCTGCCCACCCTGGCGAGGGCCAAGCAGGAAGGGTTTCGCGAGCTGGCGGACCTCGCCGATTTGATTCCCGAGTACCAGGTCGCGGGCGTCGTCACGCGGCGCGCCTTCATCAAACAGAATACCGAGGCGGTCCGCGGCTTCGTCAAGGCGATCAGCCAGGCGACGGCGGTTTTCAGGAACGACGCCGGCGCCGTGAAAAAGGTCATGCGGGAGCGGCTCAAGATCGACGACCCGGTGGTGGTCGAGGAAACGCAGAGAAATTATCCGCGCTACATGTCGAACATCCCCTACCCGAGCCGGGCGGGCATCGCCGTCATCAAAGCCTTCCTGGAGAAAAACGAGCCGGGGCTGCGCCAGCTCTCGATCGACGATCAGATCGACACGCAGTTCGTCCGCGAGCTAGAGCAGAGCGGATTTTATGACGCGCTCAAGCGCGCCAAGTGA
- a CDS encoding alpha/beta hydrolase, whose protein sequence is MEANGKFDVDVRDAEYQSLAGKPWLARVYQPKGKGPFPTIVDVHGGAWHNGDRTNNGGIDQALAARGILVAAVDFRQPPEAGYPASICDINLAVRWLKLHAAEFNGTTAVGAFGNSSGGHQVVLSALRPRHPAYSALLLPNHPEINASLAYVIAAWPVIDPLFRFRYAKEFNREEFIKAHLEYWRTEEAMAEGSPQKIIERDEQVDLPPILMLLKANDKNHPLEMQERFIASYRKRGGAIEAETFDGLPEHRIVPSPAQPATMRLIETITAFIRRQTEMRQAS, encoded by the coding sequence ATGGAAGCCAACGGCAAATTCGATGTAGACGTGCGGGACGCCGAGTATCAGTCCCTGGCGGGCAAGCCGTGGCTGGCTCGCGTCTATCAACCCAAAGGCAAAGGACCCTTTCCGACCATCGTCGACGTCCACGGCGGCGCCTGGCACAACGGCGACCGGACTAATAATGGCGGCATCGATCAGGCGCTGGCCGCCAGGGGCATCCTGGTAGCTGCCGTCGATTTCCGGCAGCCGCCGGAGGCGGGGTATCCCGCTTCTATCTGCGACATCAACCTCGCTGTTCGTTGGCTCAAACTGCATGCGGCCGAGTTCAACGGAACGACGGCCGTGGGAGCGTTCGGAAATTCCAGCGGCGGCCATCAAGTCGTGCTCAGCGCGCTTCGACCGCGGCACCCAGCATATTCGGCGCTGCTGCTACCCAACCATCCTGAGATCAATGCCAGCCTCGCTTATGTGATCGCCGCCTGGCCGGTCATCGACCCGCTGTTTCGCTTCCGCTACGCCAAAGAGTTCAACCGCGAAGAATTCATCAAGGCGCACCTCGAGTACTGGCGCACAGAGGAAGCAATGGCCGAAGGCAGCCCGCAGAAGATCATCGAACGGGACGAGCAGGTCGATCTGCCGCCCATACTCATGTTGCTGAAGGCGAACGATAAAAATCATCCGCTGGAAATGCAGGAGCGTTTCATCGCGTCCTATCGCAAACGCGGCGGAGCGATCGAGGCAGAGACGTTCGATGGCTTGCCGGAGCACCGAATCGTCCCGTCGCCTGCCCAGCCGGCAACGATGCGCCTGATCGAGACCATCACCGCTTTCATTCGGCGGCAAACCGAAATGCGCCAGGCCTCTTGA
- a CDS encoding arginine deiminase-related protein produces the protein MCLLMCPPDYYGIEYEINPWMSRSRQSSRQRAYEQWSDLRQILQGRLSLSVNLVDPIPGLPDMVFSANAGIVWRHKFIPSNFRHNERRGEVQYFVEWFRHRGFEIVRLAGDHFFEGEGDVLRCGDACFAGYHIRSDILAHQRVAEIIESEVLSLELTDSWFYHLDTCFCPLGAGRALYYPPAFDLYAREVLQSHIPELIPVAVEEAQRFACNAIVAGKGIVMNEGCPQVREKLQSLGFTVLETPLDEFIKAGGSAKCMVLNIG, from the coding sequence ATGTGTCTGTTGATGTGTCCGCCCGATTACTACGGCATAGAGTATGAGATTAATCCCTGGATGAGCCGAAGCCGGCAGAGCAGCCGGCAGCGCGCGTATGAGCAGTGGTCAGATTTGCGGCAAATCCTGCAGGGCCGCTTATCTCTAAGCGTGAATCTTGTCGATCCGATACCCGGACTGCCGGACATGGTTTTCAGCGCCAACGCCGGCATCGTCTGGCGGCATAAGTTTATCCCGAGCAACTTTCGCCACAATGAGAGGCGTGGCGAGGTTCAATATTTCGTCGAATGGTTTCGTCATCGTGGGTTCGAAATCGTTCGGCTGGCGGGCGATCACTTTTTCGAGGGTGAAGGAGACGTGTTAAGGTGCGGAGATGCGTGTTTTGCCGGCTATCACATTCGTTCTGATATTCTCGCTCATCAGCGAGTCGCCGAAATCATCGAGAGTGAAGTTCTGTCACTGGAACTGACCGATAGCTGGTTCTATCACCTTGATACTTGTTTTTGTCCTCTTGGCGCGGGCCGTGCGCTCTATTATCCGCCGGCGTTTGATCTGTATGCGCGCGAAGTTTTGCAGAGCCACATTCCGGAGCTCATTCCTGTCGCGGTCGAGGAGGCGCAGCGATTCGCGTGCAACGCGATCGTTGCCGGCAAGGGGATTGTGATGAACGAGGGTTGTCCCCAAGTGCGTGAAAAGTTGCAAAGCCTGGGTTTTACGGTGCTCGAAACCCCGCTCGATGAGTTTATCAAGGCCGGGGGAAGCGCGAAATGCATGGTGCTAAATATCGGATGA
- a CDS encoding TIGR00300 family protein: MARSIVQISGHIIDSLILPKVLDLIINMGAEFEILDVHIGHRRADRSAARIQIDAPTQELLEQILAKVKEHGALPVEAEEEAVQYEEAPGDGIFPDHFYATTNLPTWIRLNEQWLEVEHPEMDCGIRLNLETRRAETVPMHQVRQGEIIVVGHTGVKIVPMERRVPREPFEFMSSSVSTEQPKGLLIREIAVSMNRTRAEHGRILVVAGPGLVHTGASRHLIDLIENDFVQVLFAGNGLAVHDIENALYGTSLGVYLDKNIRATEGHEHHLRAINTIRKAGGIRQAVEQGLVQSGIFYTCVKKGVDFVLAGSIRDDGPLPDVITDTLKAQDLMREKIRDVSFALMMATTLHAIATGNLLPATVKTVCVDINPAVVTKLSDRGTFQAIGLVTDVEPFLRELSQYLTQKNNTIDAA, encoded by the coding sequence ATGGCGCGGAGCATCGTTCAGATTTCCGGTCATATCATTGATTCACTGATCCTCCCCAAGGTCCTCGATCTCATCATCAATATGGGCGCTGAGTTCGAAATTCTCGATGTTCATATCGGACATCGCCGCGCCGATCGCAGCGCGGCACGCATTCAGATCGATGCTCCAACGCAAGAGTTACTCGAGCAAATATTGGCCAAGGTAAAAGAGCACGGCGCCTTGCCCGTGGAAGCGGAAGAAGAGGCCGTTCAGTATGAAGAAGCGCCCGGTGACGGAATTTTTCCGGATCATTTTTACGCGACAACGAATTTACCGACCTGGATTCGATTGAATGAACAGTGGCTCGAAGTTGAACACCCTGAGATGGATTGCGGCATCCGGCTGAACCTGGAAACCCGGCGCGCCGAGACTGTTCCCATGCATCAAGTGAGGCAAGGCGAGATCATCGTGGTCGGCCATACTGGAGTGAAGATTGTGCCCATGGAGCGGCGCGTGCCCCGGGAGCCGTTCGAGTTTATGTCCAGTTCCGTGTCTACCGAGCAGCCGAAGGGATTGCTGATCCGCGAGATCGCGGTGTCCATGAACCGGACGCGAGCGGAACATGGCCGTATTCTGGTCGTGGCCGGTCCCGGACTCGTGCACACAGGCGCGTCGCGGCATCTCATCGACCTGATCGAAAATGACTTTGTCCAAGTTCTTTTCGCCGGAAATGGCTTGGCGGTGCACGATATTGAAAACGCCCTCTACGGTACTTCGTTGGGCGTTTATTTGGATAAGAACATCCGTGCCACAGAAGGTCACGAGCATCATCTCAGGGCGATCAACACGATAAGAAAGGCGGGCGGAATCAGGCAAGCTGTGGAACAGGGGCTGGTGCAAAGCGGTATATTTTACACCTGTGTCAAAAAGGGCGTCGATTTTGTCCTTGCAGGTTCCATCCGCGACGACGGACCACTTCCGGACGTAATCACCGATACGCTTAAGGCCCAAGATCTGATGCGTGAGAAAATACGCGACGTGAGTTTTGCCTTAATGATGGCTACGACGCTGCATGCGATCGCGACGGGCAATCTTCTTCCGGCCACCGTCAAGACGGTCTGCGTAGATATCAATCCCGCCGTCGTAACCAAACTCAGCGATCGGGGAACCTTTCAGGCGATCGGTCTGGTGACCGACGTCGAACCTTTTTTGCGCGAGCTCTCTCAGTACCTAACGCAGAAAAACAACACGATAGACGCAGCATAA
- a CDS encoding cupin domain-containing protein gives MRVLKIRELPEKPMDTATPVPGWTGGPVSRTRQAVIGEGQSENFRCNVVNFGAGATTGWHVHDCDQILLVTAGKGVAATETEQREITVGDIVHIKAGERHWHGATAELPMSHITVTVPGAKSIH, from the coding sequence ATGCGCGTGCTAAAAATCCGCGAGCTGCCGGAAAAACCGATGGACACCGCGACGCCCGTCCCGGGCTGGACCGGCGGACCGGTCAGCCGAACGCGGCAAGCGGTCATCGGCGAAGGCCAGTCGGAAAATTTTCGCTGCAACGTCGTCAACTTCGGCGCCGGCGCGACGACCGGGTGGCATGTCCACGACTGCGATCAGATTTTGCTGGTGACCGCAGGCAAGGGAGTGGCGGCGACGGAAACGGAACAGCGCGAAATCACAGTGGGCGACATCGTGCATATTAAAGCGGGCGAGCGCCACTGGCACGGCGCGACGGCGGAGTTGCCGATGTCGCATATCACGGTTACGGTTCCGGGCGCCAAGTCGATCCATTGA
- a CDS encoding glutathione S-transferase family protein: MIELYHTDMSVCAQKVRFALAEKKLAWEGRHLNLRAGDQQKPDYLKLNPNAVVPTLVDNGTVVIESTVICEYLDDAYPEPEIRPADAAGRARMRLWTKQLDEGVHAATSVVSTAIAFRYQKLAQGMEALEAFHKKMPDPVKREKSWENITKGVESRFFADAVKRFDKLLADMEETLTGEPWLAGKEFSLADIGYAPYLTRLDHLRLQFLWDKRPHVPAWYDRLRERRGYTEALEKWFNTEYLPLMKEKGLEAQSKVKAIVGTS; encoded by the coding sequence ATGATCGAGCTGTATCACACCGACATGTCGGTTTGTGCTCAAAAGGTGCGCTTTGCGCTGGCTGAAAAGAAACTCGCCTGGGAAGGCCGTCATTTGAATCTTCGCGCAGGAGATCAGCAGAAGCCGGATTATCTAAAGCTCAATCCCAACGCCGTCGTTCCCACGCTGGTGGACAACGGTACGGTCGTCATCGAGTCCACTGTCATCTGCGAATATCTCGACGACGCTTATCCCGAGCCGGAAATTCGGCCGGCGGACGCCGCCGGCCGGGCGCGCATGCGGCTCTGGACCAAACAGCTCGACGAGGGCGTGCACGCGGCAACCAGCGTCGTCAGCACGGCCATCGCATTTCGCTATCAAAAGCTAGCCCAGGGAATGGAGGCGCTGGAGGCATTCCATAAGAAAATGCCCGATCCGGTCAAGCGGGAGAAAAGCTGGGAGAACATCACCAAAGGCGTCGAATCGCGCTTCTTTGCCGACGCCGTCAAGCGGTTCGATAAATTGCTCGCCGACATGGAAGAGACTTTAACCGGCGAGCCGTGGCTTGCGGGCAAGGAATTTTCGCTCGCCGACATAGGCTATGCGCCGTATCTAACCCGGCTCGATCACCTGCGATTGCAGTTTCTCTGGGACAAGCGCCCGCATGTTCCCGCGTGGTACGACCGGCTGCGCGAACGGCGCGGGTACACTGAAGCCTTGGAAAAATGGTTCAACACCGAGTACCTGCCGCTGATGAAAGAAAAGGGTCTCGAAGCTCAGTCGAAGGTCAAGGCGATTGTCGGAACCTCCTGA
- a CDS encoding glutathione peroxidase: MLAPWICAFIVAAVGVLIAPRSAAAAEAACPTTLDHEFANLRDEPVSLCQFSGKVLLIVNTASECGYTPQYEGLEKLYRRYREKGFAVLGFPANDFGGQEPGSNKQIAEFCQVNYGITFPMFTKTSVVGANANPLFRELAAKTGKPPRWNFHKYLLDRTGQPVAAFESAVEPADPKVTSQIEKLLAR; the protein is encoded by the coding sequence ATGCTCGCCCCATGGATCTGCGCGTTTATCGTTGCCGCAGTCGGCGTATTGATCGCTCCGCGCTCGGCCGCCGCGGCCGAGGCAGCGTGTCCTACTACCCTCGATCACGAATTCGCGAATCTGCGGGACGAGCCGGTCTCGCTCTGCCAGTTCAGCGGGAAGGTGCTGCTGATCGTCAACACGGCGAGCGAGTGCGGCTATACGCCGCAGTACGAGGGCTTGGAGAAACTATACCGCCGCTATCGAGAGAAAGGGTTTGCCGTTCTTGGATTCCCGGCGAACGATTTCGGCGGCCAGGAGCCGGGGTCGAACAAGCAGATCGCCGAGTTCTGCCAGGTGAATTACGGCATCACGTTCCCGATGTTCACGAAGACGTCCGTCGTCGGCGCCAACGCGAACCCGCTCTTCCGCGAGCTTGCCGCGAAGACCGGCAAGCCGCCGCGCTGGAACTTTCACAAATATCTCCTCGACCGGACGGGCCAGCCGGTCGCCGCGTTCGAAAGCGCCGTGGAACCGGCGGATCCAAAGGTCACGTCGCAGATCGAAAAACTTCTTGCGCGCTGA
- the lepB gene encoding signal peptidase I, giving the protein MIYLLSLSMIPVLSMTTMPLTFSGALFLLLVSLVFFGFVMADAAKNARRLGSITLQKYNKVWVYVCIFLLHAFLITTVLEIFFPRSVKAFKIPSGGMLPTLEIGDHLIVDLTYYAKHEPRRGDVAVFIFPEEKSKDFIQRVIGLPGETVEIRRKKVFVNGQELSEPWTHQFDEKSAAAQANFGPKVVPVGAYFLLGDNRDHSYDSRFWGFVDRSLFKAKALYIYWAADKGRIGATIN; this is encoded by the coding sequence GTGATTTATTTGCTCTCCCTTTCAATGATTCCGGTTTTGTCTATGACGACGATGCCCCTTACATTTTCCGGGGCGCTTTTTCTTCTACTGGTGAGCCTAGTCTTTTTCGGTTTTGTCATGGCGGACGCGGCAAAGAACGCAAGACGGCTTGGCAGTATTACATTGCAGAAATACAACAAGGTATGGGTTTATGTCTGCATCTTCCTTCTCCATGCGTTCCTCATTACGACCGTTCTTGAAATATTTTTTCCGCGATCGGTAAAGGCTTTCAAAATTCCATCCGGCGGTATGCTGCCGACTCTTGAGATTGGCGACCACCTTATTGTTGATCTGACCTATTACGCGAAGCATGAGCCTCGCAGAGGAGACGTGGCGGTTTTTATTTTTCCAGAGGAGAAATCGAAAGACTTTATTCAGAGAGTCATCGGCCTGCCAGGTGAAACAGTGGAGATCAGAAGGAAGAAGGTATTTGTTAACGGACAGGAGCTTTCCGAGCCGTGGACGCACCAGTTCGACGAAAAGAGCGCAGCCGCTCAAGCCAATTTCGGACCGAAAGTCGTGCCGGTAGGCGCATACTTCTTACTAGGCGACAATCGAGACCACAGTTATGATAGTCGGTTCTGGGGTTTTGTAGACCGCTCCCTTTTCAAGGCTAAGGCTCTTTATATTTACTGGGCCGCCGACAAAGGGCGGATCGGCGCCACGATCAATTAG
- a CDS encoding DUF6282 family protein, translating to MADPKPNYSTPSAIRSVTSYPARRGFKQAVDPALDYVAGVEDAIDIHCHAHEGQQDALGVAKLATKSGMRGVLYKTIVGRKDPAASVAAVRGKLESWCEENGLTPVHLWAGSSVTQGFLSKIEPAWSAKMLNAGVVALWMPNNTSANTLSIVGGKPSAWDKSADPNAHTEPLSWSEALKYGHYLLDDKGGLLPEIEEIFRMARDRAAAIFFGHPTKPEFRAMAEFSRKIGFKKGVVDHPFSPFVALTIEEMKEAAAAGLWLNFTYDELSPLLGIDPANMYKAIRAIGPEHCALSSDAGEPLFPNSVESLRLLRGYMAAFGCTADEIRTMCTVNPSLIVGLNATTKRRASAA from the coding sequence ATGGCCGACCCAAAACCCAACTACTCCACGCCGAGCGCGATTCGCTCGGTCACATCGTATCCCGCCCGCCGCGGCTTCAAGCAGGCCGTCGATCCCGCGCTCGACTACGTCGCCGGCGTCGAGGACGCGATCGATATCCACTGCCATGCGCACGAGGGGCAGCAGGATGCGCTCGGCGTCGCCAAGCTCGCCACGAAGAGCGGCATGAGGGGCGTGCTTTACAAGACGATCGTCGGACGAAAGGATCCGGCGGCGTCGGTTGCCGCCGTGCGCGGCAAGCTGGAATCCTGGTGCGAGGAGAACGGGTTGACCCCGGTGCATCTCTGGGCGGGCAGCTCGGTCACGCAAGGTTTTCTTTCGAAGATCGAGCCCGCGTGGTCGGCCAAGATGCTGAACGCGGGCGTCGTCGCGCTCTGGATGCCCAACAACACCTCGGCCAACACGCTCTCGATCGTCGGCGGGAAGCCCAGCGCCTGGGACAAGAGCGCCGATCCGAACGCCCATACGGAACCCTTGTCCTGGTCCGAAGCGCTCAAATACGGCCATTACCTTCTCGACGACAAGGGCGGGCTTTTACCGGAGATCGAAGAGATCTTCCGGATGGCTCGCGACCGCGCCGCGGCGATCTTTTTCGGCCATCCGACCAAGCCCGAGTTTCGCGCCATGGCGGAATTCAGCCGGAAGATCGGCTTCAAAAAAGGCGTCGTCGATCATCCCTTCAGCCCGTTCGTCGCTTTGACCATCGAGGAAATGAAGGAAGCGGCTGCGGCGGGCCTGTGGCTCAACTTCACCTACGACGAGTTGTCGCCGCTTCTCGGCATCGATCCGGCAAACATGTACAAGGCCATTCGCGCGATCGGTCCCGAGCACTGCGCGCTCTCGTCGGACGCGGGCGAGCCGCTGTTTCCCAACTCGGTGGAGTCGCTCCGTCTGCTGCGCGGCTACATGGCGGCTTTCGGCTGCACGGCGGACGAGATCCGCACAATGTGCACCGTGAACCCGTCGCTGATCGTCGGACTGAACGCGACGACAAAGCGACGGGCAAGCGCGGCATAA
- a CDS encoding tetratricopeptide repeat protein, giving the protein MYPTTEREAVEALKGDDPELAATAEAILWRIWCRAGDPETERLFRSGIEAMQQRKLADAEGLFSRVIELNPGFAEGWNKRATVRFMLRNFAGSIADCQQTLARNPNHFGAASGQGLCHFSLNEVREAAVCFRRALEIHPHLDAVRHNLALAEAEGGGSGYLN; this is encoded by the coding sequence ATGTATCCGACAACGGAAAGGGAAGCGGTGGAAGCGCTCAAAGGCGACGATCCGGAGCTCGCTGCGACGGCGGAGGCGATTCTCTGGCGCATCTGGTGTCGAGCGGGCGATCCCGAAACCGAGCGGCTCTTTCGCTCCGGCATCGAAGCGATGCAGCAGCGGAAGTTAGCCGACGCGGAAGGGCTCTTCAGCCGCGTCATCGAGCTGAATCCCGGCTTTGCCGAAGGGTGGAACAAGCGGGCGACCGTGCGCTTCATGCTACGCAATTTTGCCGGTTCGATCGCCGATTGCCAGCAGACGCTGGCGCGCAACCCGAATCATTTCGGCGCCGCTTCCGGCCAGGGTCTCTGCCACTTCTCGTTGAACGAGGTTCGCGAAGCGGCGGTCTGTTTTCGCCGCGCGCTGGAAATCCATCCGCATTTGGACGCGGTCCGTCACAATCTTGCGCTGGCGGAAGCCGAAGGCGGCGGCAGCGGATATTTAAATTAA